The Geobacillus genomosp. 3 genome segment GCACTTGGTCGTTCCCTTTCCCCGTGCAGCCGTGAGCGACCGCCACCGCGCCTTCGAGCTCGGCGATTTCAACGAGTTTTTTCGCGATGAGCGGACGCGACAGCGCCGAGACGAGCGGATATTTCCCTTCATACAAGGCGTTTGCCTGCAGAGCGATGAGCGCATACTCGTTCGCAAACTCGTCTTTGACGTCGATCACGTACGATTTGATCGCGCCGACTTTGAGCGCTTTTTCTTTCACGAAATCAAGGTCTTTTCCTTCCCCAAGGTCCAAGCAGCACGCGATCACATCATAGCCGCGCTCCTGGAGCCATTTGATTGCCACCGATGTATCTAAACCGCCAGAATAGGCCAACACCAATTTTGGATTTGCCATGGTCGTTCCCCTCTCCTGTCACATAAATATACTTAATCATAAATAAATATTCAAATTGAGCACATTATCACTTTATCAGCTTTCGGATCATTTTTCAATACATATTCAACAAAAAGAATAAAAATTCCTCACCGATATGCAGGAAGGTTTCGTATAATAGAAGAAAAGGAGGCAGAGGGAATGAACGGCATCTTCATCGACGACAAGCGGCTCGGCATCCGCCTGCCGCATTTGGACAAGCCTTGGGACGACTACAGCGCAGATGAGCAAGAGGCGATTTTGCTTGAGTGGGAGGCGATCCGCGGCTTGATCCCCGACCGCATCGCCGCCCTGGAGCGGAAAATCGATGAAAAGCAAGACGAACTCGGCCGCGAAACCGACTTCGAACGCTCGTGCCAGCTGAATGCGGAAGTAGCGGAACTCGCTTCCATCATCAATGATTTATGGATTTGGTATCGGGTCAGTCCCCATGTTTCCTTTGAAAAGGAAGGGACGGGATGACCAACTTCGCGTACGCCCCGACCGCGTACCGGGCGATGGCGGCAGCCGGCGCGGACGTCATTCGCCGCTATCAGCTGAACGTGCACGCCATGAGCTCGGCCGGCGAACCGCTCAATCCGGAAGTCATCCGCTTTTTTCCAAGAACATGTGGGCGTCACGATCCACGACCATTATGGCTTGTCGGAGACGTTGATGCTAAGCGCTTCATCCTGCGCAATCAAGAACGGGAAAAATGCATCAAGGCTTGATGAATGAAAGAGGATGCCCGCAGCGGGCATCCTCTTTTTCGCTTATGTTCTCTTTTCGTCAACGCGGCGCCCTATCCTTCCGAATCTCCCGCACGACATGCCCAAGCTCAGGCAAAATAAGCTTCGTCATCGCGAGGCGCACGGCGCCGGTCGAGCCGGGGGTGCAAAAGACGGCGGTGTCCATCGCCACGCCGGCGACGGCGCGCGACAGCATGGCGGCTGGGCCGATGTCTTCCGTATAGCTTAAGAAACGGAACAGCTCGCCAAAGCCGACGAGCTCTTTCTCGAGCAGCGCGCCGACCGTTTCGATCGTGACGTCGCGCTTGGCGATGCCGGTGCCGCCGTTCGTGAGCACGACGTCGACGTCAAGGCGGCGGCAGCCGTCGAGCACCGCCGCGCGAATGGCGTCCGCTTCATCTTTCACGATTTCATAGCCGGCGACCTCATGTCCGGATTCCGTGAGCAGCTCGATCATCAGCCGGCCGCTCCGGTCGGTTTCCTCGGTTCTTGTGTCGCTGACGGTGATGACTTTGCAGCGGACGGTTTTGGGGGCTTCTTGTTTATGTTCGCTTGTGCTCATCGGTTTCATCTCCTTTGCATTCGGTTACCTATAGTATAGCAAAAACATCCTTCCCGCCGGCGCGAAGCGGAACGCCCATGAGCGCAAATCTTGTACACTTTTGGACAAAAATATTTGTTATATAATAGACAGAATTGTTATAATATTAACACATAGGGGAAACGCGTCTATCCATTTATGCGGAGGGGATCGGTGTAGGGGAAGGAGGGAAGAGCGTTGCATCGCACGTTAAACGAAAAGCTGCAGTCCGTTTTGCAAGATGGGATGACGGTCATCGGGCAGCATCACGGGCCCATCGTCGCCCGCTGGCATGAAAAATGGCGCGACTTGCAAGAAAAAGGGCATTTAGCGGCTCCTTTAGTGGAAACAGCCATTCGCCTGCTTTCCTGCTATTTTTCCAAAACGGGCGGCGAAGTCCGCGAATGGCTGAAAGCTGTCGGCGAAGCTTGGCGGACCGATCCTCATTTTGCGCCTTCAAACAAAGTGACGTTTGTGTTCACGCTGCTGGAAAACGCTGTTCATGAGGTGGTGCAGTCCGCGCCTGGCAGCACGTTTTACGACCGGCAGGCGGTCCAATATTTGTTTTCCAAAATGTATGAAGCCGCCTTTTCCCA includes the following:
- a CDS encoding MogA/MoaB family molybdenum cofactor biosynthesis protein, which encodes MSTSEHKQEAPKTVRCKVITVSDTRTEETDRSGRLMIELLTESGHEVAGYEIVKDEADAIRAAVLDGCRRLDVDVVLTNGGTGIAKRDVTIETVGALLEKELVGFGELFRFLSYTEDIGPAAMLSRAVAGVAMDTAVFCTPGSTGAVRLAMTKLILPELGHVVREIRKDRAPR